The proteins below come from a single Oxyura jamaicensis isolate SHBP4307 breed ruddy duck chromosome 1, BPBGC_Ojam_1.0, whole genome shotgun sequence genomic window:
- the EMP1 gene encoding epithelial membrane protein 1, which yields MLVLLAGIFVVHIATVIMLFVSTIANVWMVGSSTMGKASWGLWLMCNGTCRQLTVSSNDMASLKAAQAFMILSIIFSVIALVMFIVQLFTLEKGKRFYITGAIMLVCWLCILIGASIYTARFTGLRSGFTNVHHGYSFILAWICFCFSFIIGILYLVLRKK from the exons ATGTTGGTGCTACTGGCTGGTATCTTTGTGGTTCACATCGCCACCGTCATCATGCTCTTCGTCTCCACCATTGCCAAC GTTTGGATGGTGGGTTCCAGCACCATGGGAAAAGCCTCGTGGGGACTCTGGCTAATGTGCAATGgcacctgcaggcagctgacagTCAGCAGCAACGACATGG CTTCCCTCAAAGCAGCACAAGCCTTTATGATCCTCTCAATCATTTTCTCCGTCATCGCGCTTGTCATGTTCATTGTCCAGCTCTTCACCCTAGAGAAAGGCAAACGTTTCTACATCACTGGAGCCATCATGCTGGTTTGCT GGTTGTGCATTTTGATTGGAGCCTCCATTTACACAGCTCGGTTCACAGGCTTGCGGTCAGGATTCACAAATGTTCACCACGGCTACAGCTTCATATTGGCCTGGATCtgcttttgcttcagtttcatCATTGGCATCCTCTACCTtgttcttaggaaaaaataa